In one window of Drosophila ananassae strain 14024-0371.13 chromosome XR, ASM1763931v2, whole genome shotgun sequence DNA:
- the LOC6505256 gene encoding DNA topoisomerase 2-binding protein 1 codes for MSMSLDESICAYFVKNAKPADGSSSLDAEILEQFEASLELLGQQLAETQIRQIKPSEGYPLIAAGNLSKKDVFILAHFEGDFFEQLKKTKALILGPPCLLACLRQEQPIPLGSSAIYTTAMRDLQISATGIPPDKKEELSNLIQWMGGVYFQNFGHRTTHLISNTIKSHKYEQATLNGVPVMHVDWVQYVWDLSRRQQRESIRATDPEFDKYRLPVFFGVNITCSGLDVARKDQVMKLVQENGGIYHRAFRSQVVDIVITEQSKTDTEKYKAAIRYKKDVLLPEWIFDSSNRGYALPTKEYEVRPGKKSSTPTKSNRSMAPSADHTQLSDLSRISFVSGSRRMCSDLTTVNESLSSLGSSSPAKDLLKQATFQARNYQQVLAEIDPRQAKKSGAFLDGCCVYLSGFRAEEREKLNRILNTGGATRYDEANEGVSHIIVGQLDDAEYRQWQRDGLMGSVHVVRLDWLLESIRSGKVVSELTYRVSLPTTGEPDVASPASKRTLRSMNHSFKQPQLPIKKKLFEQEQQQQQEQEDQEQDNQLLGQYSQDQGAVAQLPPVDISVLHPAASSTQMEINPRTSMAPNPSSTSAAPVGVPDLSASAMSIDYEKLDYFAGLTVYVHKECFNSEFYNQLLVEVEAAQGILVPPSYVDQVDFAIVSFEVPFDEKELPVKSNFVATELFLESCMKLNKLLPLDYYHKPVPAAALKQPLEGMTIVVSIYAGLERDFINSVSELLGASVNKTFIKKEKPLLICPSAEGSKYEGAIKWNYPVVTSEWLVQCARSGQKLPYLGHLVGKSPEDFPISPKLRESNTRTPRRPEATTPLPPPPVPMEEEENQPEMDVQPVAASNPPAAAPELTPLRNRRVSELAGIPGGSARRRSSSSTSSPDSPCTPLSQVGAQNYNFDFLEQFVQRLDNDEGRDCVRQIIREMRENQTPELERIRRQACTPVSRRHSRPASGIPDFCLTPEFQQRMADDFERRWRLPTQKIKPDTPLAVIRQRVMRITCETLGIEYDEGSDQMEEEEQQAQKAQRQQEEALGTAKKKPPPRTQATKLVFERSPPTPKLPVASSGSSATPKLSLSSKSSTTPRLSLASRSPRASVDANPRRSSFIPPTQDSPGLARKPEEPSKLPRRSDVATEEETAGQSTINFDKISFEETAPPAMNTDLKQITDYLKNCESRRNSLKRSHDSDMECPESEVQYVQPFESEGFAMGTEDMVSWRDPAEFNAAKRRSSGGSPRMQHRGTPCFSISCGDDGDKRAELIARISQLGGQMCENLVNYDDACTHLLCERPNRGEKMLGCMAAGKWILSIQYVDQCHARGHFLDETLFEWGNPKALNLPVLPPEEQPIAAAVHRWRSELSSRGGGAFSGHRAILSMQRSGAAIRNVLVAGGAVILEPKSPFSADPIAATATHCFVDVKKAPLSPQDLAYLLKKGVRVLSQIAINSYLMKGRDADLGAYELS; via the coding sequence ATGAGCATGAGCCTGGACGAGTCCATCTGCGCGTATTTCGTGAAGAATGCGAAGCCGGCGGATGGCAGCAGCAGCTTGGATGCGGAAATTCTGGAACAGTTTGAGGCGTCGCTGGAGTTACTAGGCCAGCAGCTGGCCGAGACCCAGATCCGGCAGATAAAGCCCAGCGAGGGCTATCCCCTGATAGCGGCCGGCAACCTCTCCAAGAAGGATGTCTTCATTTTGGCCCACTTCGAGGGCGACTTCTTCGAGCAGCTGAAGAAAACAAAAGCTCTGATTCTGGGGCCACCGTGCCTGCTGGCATGCCTCCGGCAGGAGCAGCCCATTCCCCTGGGCAGCAGCGCCATCTACACCACAGCCATGCGCGACCTGCAGATATCCGCCACCGGCATACCTCCCGACAAGAAGGAGGAGCTCAGCAACCTGATCCAGTGGATGGGCGGAGTTTACTTCCAGAACTTCGGCCACCGCACCACCCACCTCATTTCCAACACCATCAAGTCGCACAAGTACGAGCAGGCCACGCTAAACGGGGTGCCCGTGATGCACGTGGATTGGGTGCAGTACGTCTGGGATCTGAGCCGCCGGCAGCAGCGCGAAAGCATCCGTGCCACTGATCCGGAGTTCGACAAGTACCGACTGCCCGTATTCTTCGGGGTAAACATCACATGCAGCGGCCTGGACGTGGCACGCAAGGATCAGGTGATGAAGTTGGTCCAGGAGAACGGCGGCATCTACCATCGAGCCTTTCGCTCCCAGGTGGTGGACATCGTCATAACCGAGCAATCCAAAACGGACACGGAGAAGTACAAGGCGGCCATCCGTTACAAGAAGGATGTCCTGCTGCCGGAGTGGATCTTCGACAGCAGCAACCGCGGCTACGCCCTGCCCACCAAGGAGTACGAGGTGCGGCCCGGCAAGAAGTCCTCCACGCCCACAAAATCAAACAGATCTATGGCTCCCAGTGCCGACCACACTCAGCTCTCGGATCTCTCTAGGATTAGCTTCGTTTCCGGCTCCCGTCGCATGTGCAGCGATCTCACCACCGTTAATGAGTCCCTGAGCAGCCTGGGCAGCAGCTCCCCAGCCAAGGATCTGCTGAAGCAGGCCACATTCCAGGCCAGAAACTACCAGCAAGTGCTGGCGGAGATCGATCCCAGGCAGGCAAAGAAATCGGGCGCTttcctggacggctgctgtgTCTATTTGAGTGGCTTCCGGGCCGAGGAGCGGGAGAAGCTCAATCGCATTCTGAACACTGGCGGCGCCACGCGCTACGACGAGGCCAACGAGGGAGTGTCCCACATCATAGTCGGCCAGTTGGACGACGCCGAGTACAGGCAGTGGCAGCGCGACGGCCTTATGGGCTCGGTGCACGTGGTGCGGCtggactggctgctggagagcATCCGCAGCGGCAAGGTGGTCAGTGAGCTCACCTACCGCGTCTCCCTTCCGACCACTGGAGAACCCGACGTGGCCTCCCCGGCCAGCAAGAGGACCCTTCGCTCCATGAACCACAGCTTCAAGCAGCCGCAGCTGCCCATCAAGAAGAAGCTGTTCGAacaggagcaacagcagcagcaggaacaGGAGGACCAGGAGCAGGACAACCAGCTGCTGGGCCAGTATTCGCAGGATCAGGGTGCAGTGGCTCAGTTGCCGCCAGTGGACATAAGCGTCCTTCATCCGGCCGCCAGTTCCACGCAAATGGAAATCAATCCCAGGACCTCCATGGCTCCCAATCCGAGCTCAACTTCGGCTGCTCCTGTTGGTGTTCCGGATCTGAGTGCCAGCGCCATGTCGATTGATTACGAGAAGCTGGACTACTTCGCCGGCCTGACCGTCTACGTCCACAAGGAGTGCTTCAACTCGGAGTTCTACAACCAGTTGCTGGTCGAGGTGGAGGCCGCCCAGGGCATCCTGGTGCCGCCCAGCTACGTCGACCAGGTGGACTTTGCCATCGTCAGCTTCGAGGTGCCGTTCGACGAGAAGGAGTTGCCGGTCAAGTCGAACTTCGTGGCCACCGAGCTGTTCCTCGAGAGCTGCATGAAGCTGAACAAGTTACTGCCCCTGGACTACTACCACAAGCCGGTGCCCGCCGCCGCCTTGAAGCAGCCGCTGGAGGGCATGACGATTGTGGTGTCCATTTATGCCGGTCTGGAGAGGGACTTCATCAACTCGGTGTCGGAGCTGCTGGGCGCCTCCGTCAACAAGACGTTCATCAAGAAGGAGAAGCCCCTGCTGATCTGCCCAAGCGCCGAGGGCTCCAAGTATGAGGGCGCCATCAAGTGGAACTATCCGGTGGTCACATCCGAGTGGCTGGTGCAGTGCGCCCGCTCCGGCCAGAAGCTGCCTTACCTGGGTCATTTGGTCGGCAAGAGTCCCGAAGACTTTCCAATCTCGCCCAAGCTTCGAGAGAGCAACACTCGCACTCCGAGGCGTCCAGAGGCGACTACTCCGCTGCCACCGCCGCCAGTGCccatggaggaggaggagaaccAGCCGGAGATGGATGTCCAGCCGGTGGCAGCGTCCAatcctccagcagcagctccgGAACTGACTCCTTTGCGCAATCGGAGAGTCTCCGAGCTGGCGGGCATTCCTGGTGGCAGTGCCCGTCgtcgcagcagcagctccacaTCCTCGCCAGACTCACCGTGCACGCCCCTCAGCCAGGTGGGCGCCCAGAACTACAACTTCGACTTCCTCGAGCAGTTCGTGCAGCGCCTGGACAACGACGAGGGGAGGGACTGCGTCCGGCAGATCATCCGCGAGATGCGCGAGAACCAGACCCCCGAGCTGGAGCGCATCCGGCGGCAGGCCTGCACTCCAGTCAGCCGGCGGCATTCGCGACCCGCTTCCGGCATTCCCGACTTCTGCCTGACGCCGGAGTTCCAGCAGCGGATGGCGGACGACTTTGAGCGACGGTGGCGACTGCCGACGCAGAAGATCAAGCCGGACACACCGCTGGCGGTGATCAGGCAGCGGGTGATGCGCATTACCTGCGAGACCCTGGGCATAGAGTACGACGAGGGATCAGATCagatggaggaggaggagcagcaggcGCAGAAGGCACAGCGCCAGCAGGAGGAGGCACTGGGCACGGCCAAGAAGAAGCCACCGCCGAGGACTCAGGCCACGAAGCTCGTCTTCGAAAGGTCACCGCCGACGCCCAAGCTGCCGGTGGCCAGCAGCGGCAGCTCCGCCACACCCAAGCTATCACTTTCGAGCAAGAGTTCCACCACTCCCAGACTGTCCCTGGCCAGCAGATCCCCCCGAGCTTCGGTAGACGCCAATCCAAGGCGTTCGTCCTTCATACCGCCCACCCAGGATAGTCCCGGACTGGCCCGGAAGCCGGAGGAGCCATCGAAACTGCCGAGACGGTCGGATGTAGCGACGGAGGAGGAAACTGCCGGCCAGAGCACCATCAACTTTGACAAGATCAGCTTCGAGGAGACCGCCCCGCCGGCCATGAACACGGATCTGAAGCAGATCACCGACTACCTGAAGAACTGCGAGAGCCGGAGGAACAGCCTGAAGCGGAGCCACGACAGCGACATGGAGTGCCCCGAGAGCGAGGTGCAGTATGTCCAGCCGTTCGAGTCCGAAGGCTTCGCCATGGGCACCGAGGACATGGTGAGTTGGCGGGATCCCGCCGAGTTCAATGCCGCCAAGAGGCGCTCCTCCGGCGGCTCTCCCAGGATGCAGCACCGGGGCACTCCCTGCTTCAGCATCTCGTGCGGCGATGATGGCGACAAGCGAGCGGAGCTGATAGCCAGGATCTCCCAGTTGGGCGGACAGATGTGCGAGAATCTGGTGAACTACGACGACGCGTGCACCCATCTGCTCTGCGAGCGTCCCAACCGGGGCGAGAAGATGCTCGGCTGCATGGCCGCCGGCAAGTGGATCCTCAGCATCCAGTACGTGGATCAGTGCCATGCCCGCGGGCACTTCCTGGACGAGACCCTGTTCGAGTGGGGCAACCCGAAGGCCCTCAACCTGCCCGTCCTGCCGCCGGAGGAGCAGCCCATTGCGGCTGCAGTGCATCGCTGGCGCTCGGAGCTGAGCAGCCGGGGCGGAGGTGCCTTCTCCGGCCACCGGGCCATCCTCAGTATGCAGCGCAGCGGAGCGGCCATCCGGAATGTCCTGGTCGCCGGCGGAGCCGTCATCCTGGAGCCCAAGTCGCCCTTTTCGGCGGATCCCAttgccgccaccgccacccaCTGCTTCGTGGACGTGAAGAAGGCTCCGCTCTCGCCCCAGGATCTGGCCTATCTGCTGAAGAAGGGCGTGCGAGTCCTCAGCCAGATAGCCATCAACAGTTATCTGATGAAGGGCCGGGATGCCGATCTGGGGGCCTACGAGCTCAGTTGA